The DNA sequence TGTTTTTATTATATATAATCAAAAAGATAAAATAACCAAGAAACTCATTTGTCAGACAATAATAAATAAATGGCTTATTATATTAATAAAAGACTGCGCTTCAATGATCGTACTGTATTTGACATCAACATCGCAATAGTCATGGGCCCTACTCCACCGGGTACCGGAGTTATCCAGCCTGCTATCTCCCGAGCTTCTTCAAAATCGACGTCTCCTCTTAAAAGAGGTATGATTCTGCCGGTCTTATCATCTTTCTTTTCCCCCACCCTGTTGACCCCAACATCAATCACGCAAGCCCCTGGTTTTATCCATGATGACTTTACAAGGCCCGGTACTCCGGCTGCCACAATAAGAATATCCGCCCTCCTGCAATGATAGGAAAGATCTTTAGTCCTTGTATGAACTACGGTGACAGTGGCGTCTCCTCCAGGCCCTTTCTGCATCATCATGGCTGCAATTGGCTTTCCAACAATGTTTGATCTCCCAACAACAACGACTTCTGCCCCAGATGTATTAATCCCGCTCCTTATTATCATTTCAAGAATACCCGCAGGAGTACACGGCCTGAAACCGGTTGTGTCTCCAATCAGCGTCTTGCCGACATTTACAGGATGAAAGCCGTCTACATCTTTTTCCGGGCGAATGGCATTTATAACCTTCTGTTCACTTATGTGTTTAGGCAGTGGAAGCTGGACAAGAATACCATGAACACGATCATCCCTATTGTACTTCTCTATTGTTTCAAGAAGGTCCGTTTCAGATATGTTTTCAGGAAGACTGACCTGTATCTCATTAAATCCAAGACCTTTTGCTGTCTTGATTTTAAGAGAAACATAGGAAACCGACGCAGGATGCTCACCAAGCATAATTGTTACAAGTCCAGGAACAACGCCGTGTTTGGCCTTTAAGGCCGCGACTTCTTCTCTTAGATCCGCAAGTATACCTTCTCGTATTTCATTACCATTTATTATGACAGCTGACATATAAGCCTCCATTTTCATATATTCATGCGGCGCAGGCGTGCGCAAAACAATTCAAGATTTATGGACTCGCAAAAAGTCAAAAAAGGATTGACGTCATGCCGGACTTGATCAGGCATCCTTTGTATTTTCAGACACTTCTGGATTCCGACCTGCGCAGGAATGACGAAAATCGGACTTTTTGCGACCTTGTCTATATTATAGCAGACACACTATGGATACCTTAATCAATCAGAAAAACCTCTGAGATCCTTGATCTTGACGGTATGGTCGAATGCAGCAGGTTCAACAAGCTTAACAGCTGCATCCCATCCAAGATAACCTGAAATTCCTCGTACAAGTTCTTCAACAAACAATCTCTGCTTTTTCATCTCATCAAAAAACATATTGTCGGAAATAGCTACAACAACAGAAAGAAAGTCCTGGTCATTTTTTCTCTCAACAACAAGCTGGAACTTTGGATCAACCTCTCCGGTTTTTTCAAGGATAACCCTTATCTGATCAGGGATAACACAAGTGCCCCTCATAACGATGACATCATCGACCCTTCTTGAAATCCTTGATATTCTGCAATGAGTTCTTCCGCATTCACATACGCTTCTATCTATACTTGCGACGTCACCAGTCCTGAATCTGATCAAAGGAAAAGCTTCTTTTGAAAGCGTAGTAACGACAAGTTCGCCTTCGTGGCCGTCAGGCATAGGCTGACCTGATAAAGGATCAATAATCTCGACCAGAAAATGATCTTCTGAAACGTGAAGTCCTTTTTTTGCCTGACATTCCCAGGCCATACCCAGTCCGAATATTTCTGCAAGACCATAAGCATCTGTTGCAGAGATATTCATTGAGGATTCGATTCTGTTTCTCATTGACTCTGGCCATGGCTCGGCCCCTAAAATACCCCTTTTCAAAACGAGTCCCACCTGATCCATTCCGAGTTTATCCATTTCAGCCTTGAGCTGAAGAGCAAATGTCGGAGTTGACACAAGGGTTGTGGTTCGAAAATCCCTCATTATCTTTACCTGATTTTCGGGATTCTGATTTGAAAGAGGTATAACAGAAGCGCCTATGAGTTCGGCACCAAGCTGAATTCCAGAAGGGCCGGTGGTTTTGCCCATTGGAAGGGAAACCTGGATCACGTCATCTTTTGTAACACCTGAGGCCCTGAGCATTCTTGCCATGAGCTGCCCCCAGTTCTTCAGATCATTTGCCGTAAAACCAACTGCGACAGGCTTGTCAAGATTTACCGCCGGAGCATGAATTCTGACTGCCTCACGCAAAGGAACCGCAAACATGCCATAGGGATAGTCTCTTTTAAGATCTTCGCGAGTTGTAAAAGGCAGCCTCGTTATATCATCAACAGACCTCAGATCTTCGGGGACAAAATCTATCTGCCTGAAAATCCGTCTGTAATGACTGACATTTTTGAAAACCCTGTTGAATACAGCCTGAAGCCTTTCAAGCTGCAACTGCCTGATATCATCCAGAGGCATCAACTCTCTTGAAGGATCCCAGCATTCCATGGCGTTTCTCCTTTGCAAAGCATGAAAAATCAGATGGCTCA is a window from the Desulforegula conservatrix Mb1Pa genome containing:
- the folD gene encoding bifunctional methylenetetrahydrofolate dehydrogenase/methenyltetrahydrofolate cyclohydrolase FolD, with amino-acid sequence MSAVIINGNEIREGILADLREEVAALKAKHGVVPGLVTIMLGEHPASVSYVSLKIKTAKGLGFNEIQVSLPENISETDLLETIEKYNRDDRVHGILVQLPLPKHISEQKVINAIRPEKDVDGFHPVNVGKTLIGDTTGFRPCTPAGILEMIIRSGINTSGAEVVVVGRSNIVGKPIAAMMMQKGPGGDATVTVVHTRTKDLSYHCRRADILIVAAGVPGLVKSSWIKPGACVIDVGVNRVGEKKDDKTGRIIPLLRGDVDFEEAREIAGWITPVPGGVGPMTIAMLMSNTVRSLKRSLLLI
- a CDS encoding phenylacetate--CoA ligase family protein; the encoded protein is MECWDPSRELMPLDDIRQLQLERLQAVFNRVFKNVSHYRRIFRQIDFVPEDLRSVDDITRLPFTTREDLKRDYPYGMFAVPLREAVRIHAPAVNLDKPVAVGFTANDLKNWGQLMARMLRASGVTKDDVIQVSLPMGKTTGPSGIQLGAELIGASVIPLSNQNPENQVKIMRDFRTTTLVSTPTFALQLKAEMDKLGMDQVGLVLKRGILGAEPWPESMRNRIESSMNISATDAYGLAEIFGLGMAWECQAKKGLHVSEDHFLVEIIDPLSGQPMPDGHEGELVVTTLSKEAFPLIRFRTGDVASIDRSVCECGRTHCRISRISRRVDDVIVMRGTCVIPDQIRVILEKTGEVDPKFQLVVERKNDQDFLSVVVAISDNMFFDEMKKQRLFVEELVRGISGYLGWDAAVKLVEPAAFDHTVKIKDLRGFSD